From Xylanibacter oryzae DSM 17970, a single genomic window includes:
- a CDS encoding sensor histidine kinase, with product MIIFAIMKLSLKHIVILVIIALTVIFTYQAYWLIGLYGTMQSKIKSDIKETVRLSDYDEIFHRIEILRKEKDRKHGQMNISVEVNAKDHSTTVKNKSQLKDHTENNNYVTSTEISDLDLSTMLRNPKGIMQFEIYMQQGIHSGLDLMKNINVRYFNKLLNRRLDSLGINTPRRLLYIHYYKKDGEKKVLPKTLASFGESNYEYTDTVKLSIDPDKSYSYVLLLPPTTTVVLRQMSGILATSFIILIVLMFVFWYLIHTIMKQKTLDEMKSDFTNNMTHELKTPIAVAYAANDVLLNFNGTNDTEKTKKYLSITQEQLKRLSGLVEQILYMSMERRKTMSLKIEDVDVLGVIQHLIAQQKLKADKPVDITIDIQKSLTVKADFSHFSNIISNLLDNAVKYSKEKAVILITANRCDDFIEIDITDHGIGIEQDKQKYIFDKFYRVPHGNVQNVKGYGLGLYYVKSMMDKFNGSIDVESEPSKGTTFKLRFNG from the coding sequence ATGATTATCTTTGCAATCATGAAACTGTCATTGAAACATATCGTAATTTTGGTTATTATTGCCTTAACGGTAATATTTACTTATCAAGCCTATTGGCTGATAGGACTTTATGGCACTATGCAAAGCAAGATAAAAAGTGATATCAAGGAAACCGTCAGACTATCTGATTATGATGAAATATTTCATCGTATTGAGATATTGCGCAAAGAGAAGGATAGAAAGCATGGACAAATGAATATCAGTGTGGAAGTAAATGCTAAAGATCATTCTACAACGGTAAAAAATAAATCACAGCTAAAAGACCATACTGAAAACAACAATTACGTAACTAGTACAGAAATTTCTGATCTTGATCTTTCCACAATGTTACGTAATCCTAAAGGCATAATGCAGTTTGAAATCTATATGCAGCAGGGCATCCATTCAGGGCTTGACCTCATGAAAAATATAAATGTGAGATACTTTAACAAATTGCTTAACAGAAGACTTGATTCACTTGGTATCAACACCCCACGCCGATTATTATACATTCACTATTATAAGAAAGATGGAGAGAAGAAGGTTCTCCCAAAGACTCTTGCCTCTTTTGGCGAATCGAACTATGAATACACAGACACCGTGAAATTGTCTATTGACCCAGATAAGAGTTACTCATATGTATTATTGCTGCCACCAACCACGACTGTGGTTCTCCGCCAGATGAGTGGAATATTGGCAACATCATTCATAATTCTTATTGTCTTGATGTTTGTTTTTTGGTATCTGATACATACCATCATGAAGCAAAAGACTCTGGATGAGATGAAAAGCGACTTTACAAATAATATGACTCACGAACTGAAGACTCCCATAGCAGTAGCTTATGCAGCAAATGATGTTCTACTCAACTTTAATGGCACCAATGATACAGAGAAAACCAAAAAGTATCTTTCTATCACCCAAGAGCAATTGAAACGCCTTTCCGGTCTAGTTGAACAAATCTTATACATGAGCATGGAAAGACGAAAGACCATGAGTCTAAAGATAGAGGATGTGGATGTACTTGGGGTTATTCAACATCTTATTGCACAACAAAAGTTGAAGGCAGACAAACCGGTAGATATTACTATTGACATTCAAAAGAGCTTAACCGTGAAGGCTGATTTCTCGCACTTCTCAAATATAATTAGTAATCTATTGGATAATGCAGTAAAATATTCTAAAGAGAAAGCGGTTATCTTGATAACAGCTAATCGTTGTGATGATTTTATAGAGATAGATATTACCGATCATGGTATTGGTATAGAACAAGACAAGCAGAAATATATTTTCGATAAGTTCTATCGGGTGCCTCATGGAAATGTGCAAAACGTTAAGGGTTATGGACTTGGACTATACTACGTGAAGAGTATGATGGACAAATTTAATGGTTCGATTGACGTGGAGAGTGAGCCATCCAAGGGTACAACTTTTAAACTGAGATTCAATGGATGA
- a CDS encoding C10 family peptidase has product MKTLERKILFLILAAIGLISCNQEDQLSVNNPSDHENKVTIEEAKANVMDFIANMNKGTRAFPSNVSIANVEAISLPRGTRASSNVNLDTLFYVVNFKDSCGFAIASTDDREKPILALVEKGNYSYNEADTTNAGFNAFIDGMIEKEIGAKGPRLRIDTDDESGGSSTSIPDKFEVMSPLLTTKWDQRSPYNKYCPGSFTGCVITAISQICSYIGMPSSRIKYSYNNDQEVGEATMNWAKINNECKESGGYIISADATEQVARLMRFWGGVFDANYTNGGTSADTGDAIYKMRRFYGFDISGLNDYDIDNVISDLKKGNRIILMRGDGRYYHVGFVFKQYVDGHAWVIDGYINQVKNDKESKYVHCNWGWGGDRNGYFLSDVLNAEQDPVYDDGAKSTTRSEDYRYKLKTATFIK; this is encoded by the coding sequence ATGAAAACTTTAGAAAGAAAAATTTTATTTCTAATTTTGGCTGCAATTGGATTGATATCATGCAACCAAGAAGACCAACTAAGTGTTAACAATCCATCTGATCATGAAAACAAAGTAACGATTGAAGAAGCCAAAGCAAATGTAATGGACTTTATTGCAAATATGAATAAAGGTACCAGAGCTTTTCCATCTAACGTTAGTATCGCAAATGTAGAGGCAATATCTCTACCTAGAGGCACAAGAGCAAGCTCTAATGTGAATTTGGATACTTTATTCTATGTCGTTAATTTTAAAGATAGTTGTGGATTTGCTATTGCATCCACAGATGATCGTGAAAAACCCATTCTTGCATTAGTAGAAAAGGGTAATTATTCATATAATGAAGCTGATACTACAAATGCTGGCTTTAATGCTTTCATAGATGGAATGATTGAGAAAGAAATAGGAGCTAAAGGACCAAGACTTCGTATTGATACGGATGACGAGAGTGGTGGCTCTTCAACAAGTATCCCTGATAAATTCGAAGTAATGTCTCCTTTGCTTACTACTAAATGGGACCAACGTTCTCCTTACAATAAATATTGTCCGGGCTCTTTCACGGGATGTGTTATAACTGCTATATCTCAAATATGTTCATATATTGGAATGCCATCATCTCGTATAAAATACTCATATAATAATGATCAAGAAGTTGGTGAGGCTACAATGAACTGGGCTAAAATAAACAATGAATGCAAAGAATCTGGTGGATATATTATTTCAGCCGATGCAACCGAACAGGTAGCCAGACTAATGAGGTTTTGGGGAGGGGTATTTGATGCTAATTATACTAATGGTGGTACTTCTGCAGATACAGGTGATGCTATATATAAAATGAGACGTTTTTATGGATTCGATATTTCAGGTTTGAATGATTATGACATAGACAATGTAATCTCAGATCTAAAAAAAGGCAATAGAATTATTCTCATGAGAGGAGATGGACGCTATTATCATGTCGGATTTGTATTCAAACAATATGTGGATGGACATGCCTGGGTCATTGATGGATATATTAATCAAGTTAAGAATGACAAGGAGTCTAAGTATGTACATTGTAACTGGGGTTGGGGTGGAGACAGAAACGGCTACTTCTTAAGTGATGTCTTAAATGCGGAACAGGATCCCGTTTATGATGACGGTGCAAAATCTACAACTAGGAGTGAGGACTACAGATACAAACTAAAAACAGCAACATTTATAAAA
- a CDS encoding response regulator transcription factor — MDDIRVLLVEDETTLAMIIKDTLDAQGFEITTAADGEEGLRLFNESKPDVIVADVMMPKMDGFEMVRRIRKIDPVTPVLFLTARSAINDVVKGFELGANDYLKKPFGMQELIVRIKALAKRTGLYQTINHSIDLNKEITIGQYQLNTKTEKLIYGSCSEELSHRETEILRMLAENKDSVVETKDILLQLWGDDSFFNTRSLQVFITKLRHKMSKDNNIRIINVRGVGYKLIF; from the coding sequence ATGGATGATATAAGAGTATTGCTGGTTGAAGATGAGACCACCCTGGCCATGATTATCAAGGATACACTAGATGCGCAAGGCTTTGAAATCACTACTGCAGCAGATGGCGAAGAAGGTCTACGGCTATTTAATGAGTCAAAGCCGGATGTCATTGTTGCTGATGTGATGATGCCAAAGATGGATGGATTTGAAATGGTACGGAGGATACGTAAAATTGATCCAGTAACGCCGGTATTGTTTCTTACGGCTCGCTCTGCCATCAACGACGTTGTTAAAGGATTTGAGTTAGGGGCCAATGATTATCTAAAGAAGCCTTTTGGTATGCAGGAATTGATAGTACGTATTAAGGCTCTGGCCAAGCGAACAGGACTTTATCAGACTATTAATCATTCTATAGATCTGAATAAAGAAATAACCATTGGACAATATCAGTTGAATACCAAGACAGAAAAGCTTATCTATGGTAGCTGTTCTGAGGAATTATCTCATCGCGAAACGGAAATTCTACGGATGTTAGCGGAGAATAAAGACTCTGTTGTTGAAACCAAAGATATTCTTCTTCAGTTGTGGGGTGATGACAGTTTTTTTAATACTCGTAGTCTTCAGGTGTTTATCACCAAACTTCGTCACAAAATGTCGAAAGATAATAATATCAGAATTATTAATGTAAGAGGTGTGGGATATAAATTAATCTTTTAA
- a CDS encoding outer membrane beta-barrel protein, with product MRKFLLLTSLSLALTASAQSVDSLRMDSIIHQLPDVVVKGERPIAKVKGSAIIYDLPRLIEKKSVDNIYDAVKELPGVIEQNEKITLGGIPTTVILDGKVTTMTSTELNSLLRSLPANSIAKAEVMYNAPAKMQVRGAVINIVLKHHTDGSTPLQGEVNMALNQKHDARFGERASLLYSKGKLSIDGMYLHSHGKDYSWTDETSHHSLDDGSVHDIISNEISRNREYGDQFRFGLDYRFADNNTLSFIYNGVYNHKHDSQDMSGSILGQTDIFGHNWLHNLRMDYNAPFGLKVGAEMTYYHNPENQFLNSSLPTGKLCYNVDNNQKVNRWKFFLSQEHHLGKDWNLNYGVIYTTSINSSSQFYVDANSTTGEEPTNSSTHQSENDVNLYVGFDKSFGSKLTTEASVAAEYYHSPNWHHWDFFPTFNITYMPKQGHVLQVGLSYDRTYPEYWAMTNFTTFSNGGYNEITGNPNLKPTDEYQFQTVYVMKSKYQLIGWFNYANNYFVQSPYQRHDRLAISYQSQNFNFQQQAGLQAIVPFKVSQLLDSRVTLTGAWQREKDDHFYDISFDRHVFFVMANINNNITLSTSPDITLSVDGMIRSKSIQATYNLPASGDVNLSTRWLFLKKHAIIRIFCNDIFQTSVINPRINYDRQNLSMDFSCYREFGVSFTYKFGGYKEKKHQAIDTSRFKQ from the coding sequence ATGAGAAAATTTTTATTATTAACGTCCTTATCTTTGGCATTAACAGCCAGTGCGCAGTCTGTTGATTCATTGCGTATGGATAGCATTATCCACCAGCTGCCCGATGTTGTCGTTAAGGGTGAACGACCTATTGCCAAGGTTAAGGGAAGTGCTATTATATATGATTTGCCAAGACTGATAGAAAAGAAATCTGTTGATAATATATATGATGCTGTTAAAGAGCTTCCCGGTGTTATTGAGCAAAACGAAAAAATAACACTTGGCGGTATACCTACAACAGTAATCCTAGATGGAAAAGTTACTACGATGACTTCAACAGAATTAAATTCTCTCTTGCGGAGTCTTCCTGCCAATAGTATAGCTAAAGCCGAAGTAATGTATAATGCACCTGCAAAGATGCAGGTACGTGGAGCTGTCATTAACATTGTGCTTAAGCATCATACTGACGGAAGTACTCCGCTGCAAGGAGAAGTTAATATGGCATTGAATCAAAAGCATGATGCCAGGTTCGGAGAACGAGCCTCTTTATTGTATAGCAAAGGAAAACTGTCTATTGATGGAATGTATCTGCATAGTCACGGCAAAGATTATTCATGGACAGACGAGACCAGTCATCATAGTCTAGACGATGGTTCTGTACATGATATTATTTCAAATGAGATCTCACGCAACCGTGAATATGGTGATCAGTTTCGCTTTGGTCTGGATTATCGTTTTGCAGATAATAATACACTTAGCTTTATCTATAATGGTGTATATAATCATAAACATGACTCTCAGGATATGTCAGGTAGCATACTCGGTCAGACAGACATATTTGGTCATAACTGGCTTCACAATCTACGAATGGACTATAATGCCCCATTTGGCCTGAAGGTCGGAGCAGAAATGACATATTATCATAATCCCGAGAATCAATTTCTCAACAGCAGTCTGCCTACCGGTAAACTTTGCTATAATGTTGATAACAATCAGAAAGTAAATAGATGGAAGTTTTTTCTTTCACAAGAACATCATTTAGGCAAAGACTGGAATCTTAATTATGGCGTAATTTATACCACCAGCATTAATAGCAGTTCGCAATTCTATGTCGATGCAAATTCAACAACCGGCGAAGAGCCTACAAATAGCTCTACTCACCAGTCTGAAAACGATGTAAACCTCTATGTAGGCTTTGATAAAAGTTTCGGAAGCAAGTTGACTACAGAGGCATCTGTTGCAGCAGAGTACTACCATTCTCCCAATTGGCATCATTGGGATTTCTTTCCTACCTTTAATATTACTTATATGCCAAAGCAGGGTCACGTATTGCAGGTTGGGCTGAGTTATGACCGTACCTATCCTGAATATTGGGCTATGACTAACTTTACCACATTCAGCAATGGTGGATATAATGAGATTACAGGTAATCCTAATTTAAAACCTACTGATGAGTATCAGTTTCAGACGGTATATGTAATGAAAAGCAAATATCAATTAATAGGATGGTTTAACTACGCCAATAATTATTTTGTGCAGTCACCATATCAACGCCATGACCGATTAGCTATCAGTTATCAGTCGCAAAACTTTAATTTCCAGCAACAAGCAGGTCTACAGGCTATTGTACCTTTTAAAGTATCACAATTGCTAGATAGTAGAGTGACATTAACAGGCGCATGGCAGCGTGAGAAAGACGATCATTTCTATGATATTAGTTTTGACCGTCATGTCTTTTTTGTAATGGCAAACATCAACAACAACATCACACTTTCTACGAGTCCGGATATAACCCTGTCTGTTGATGGTATGATTCGTTCTAAATCTATCCAGGCTACTTATAACCTGCCTGCTTCCGGTGATGTAAATCTCAGTACGCGGTGGCTCTTTTTGAAAAAACATGCCATAATTCGTATTTTCTGTAATGACATTTTCCAGACTTCTGTCATCAATCCACGTATCAATTACGATCGACAGAACCTAAGTATGGATTTCTCTTGTTATCGTGAATTCGGCGTTTCATTCACTTATAAATTTGGAGGGTATAAAGAGAAAAAGCATCAGGCCATTGACACATCAAGGTTTAAACAGTAA